One genomic window of Magnolia sinica isolate HGM2019 chromosome 3, MsV1, whole genome shotgun sequence includes the following:
- the LOC131240771 gene encoding fatty-acid-binding protein 3, chloroplastic gives MAGAIATSISLFSPIAAKIKGKDYSSSPSFGIYQINPTSTLPILTSNHRFRAPIPKASVGSANFVLEPSTNVKFQTLLSVPGCLDPLVLLGTGYREKVFAIIGVKVYAAGLYVNNSIIENLNAWKRKSAAEIEKDSALFSAVYEASSEKSLQIVLVRDVDGKTFWDALDDAISPRIKAPTPVDESALSTFRSTFQGRPLKQGTLIFLTWVEPSKMLISISSDGMPSTVDATIDSTNVSSALFNVFFGDAPVSPLLKTSVANGLAMLIK, from the exons ATGGCTGGGGCTATTGCTACTTCAATTTCTCTATTCTCGCCAATCGCCGCTAAAATAAAGGGCAAAGActactcttcttctccttcttttgggATTTACCAAATTAACCCCACATCCACATTACCTATTTTGACTTCCAATCACAGATTTCGGGCCCCAATTCCCAAAGCTTCAG TTGGAAGTGCAAACTTTGTCTTGGAGCCCTCGACCAATGTGAAATTTCAGACACTGTTGAGTGTGCCTGGATGCTTGGATCCATTAGTTCTGCTTGGCACAG GTTACAGGGAGAAGGTTTTTGCTATCATTGGTGTAAAAGTCTATGCCGCTGGGTTGTATGTAAATAATTCTATAATAGAAAATTTGAATGCATGGAAGAGAAAATCAGCTGCTGAAATTGAAAAGGATTCCGCTCTGTTTAGTGCTGTTTATGAAG CATCTTCAGAGAAATCGTTGCAGATTGTTCTGGTCAGGGATGTCGATGGTAAGACTTTCTGGGATGCATTAGATGATGCCATCTCACCAAGGATCAAAGCACCCACCCCTGTTGATGAATCTGCGCTCTCCACATTTCGTAGCACCTTTCAAGGACGCCCTCTTAAGCAAGGGACTCTCATATTCTTGACTTGGGTGGAGCCATCCAAGATGCTA ATTTCAATCTCATCAGATGGGATGCCATCAACTGTGGATGCCACAATCGATTCCACAAACGTTTCTTCAGCTCTTTTCAATGTTTTTTTTGGAGATGCTCCTGTTTCTCCTCTCTTGAAAACCTCAGTTGCTAATGGGCTGGCAATGTTGATCAAGTAG
- the LOC131240769 gene encoding receptor-like serine/threonine-protein kinase At1g78530 isoform X3, protein MVLFRSPTMQSLTSEAFLKKTMKLTNKDIIGSGGYGTVYRLTINDSISFAVKRLNKGSADGDRGFERELDAMGDIKHRNIVTLHGYYTALHFNLLIYELMPNGSLDAYLHGKLREKYVLDWPLRYKIAVGAARGISYLHHDCIPHIIHRDIKSSNILLDQNMEGRVSDFGLATLMEPDQTHVSTFVAGTFGYLAPEYFDTGRATAKGDVYSFGVVLLELLTGKRPTDETFVETGTKLVTWVKAVVDDEREEFAIDNGLVDFPANEVKNAFSVAVKCLESEPSKRPTMAEVLKMLEQIKSDKPISDS, encoded by the exons ATGGTATTGTTCAGGTCGCCGACTATGCAGTCCCTCACCTCAGAAGCCTTTTTGAAGAAGACGATGAAGCTAACCAACAAGGATATTATTGGGTCTGGAGGATATGGAACAGTGTATAGACTGACCATCAATGATTCCATCTCTTTCGCTGTGAAGAGATTAAATAAGGGTAGTGCAGATGGGGACCGGGGATTTGAAAGAGAGCTGGATGCAATGGGTGACATAAAGCACAGAAACATAGTCACTCTCCATGGTTATTATACTGCCCTTCACTTCAATCTGCTTATATATGAGCTCATGCCGAACGGTAGTCTTGATGCATATCTTcatg GGAAGTTAAGAGAGAAATATGTTTTGGATTGGCCTCTAAGGTATAAGATAGCAGTAGGTGCTGCTCGGGGCATTTCATACCTTCATCATGACTGCATTCCTCATATAATTCATAGAGATATAAAATCAAGCAACATATTGCTGGATCAAAACATGGAAGGTCGGGTGTCTGATTTTGGACTGGCCACATTAATGGAACCGGATCAAACTCACGTATCTACGTTCGTCGCTGGAACTTTTGGTTATTTAGCTCCAG AATATTTTGATACTGGACGAGCAACAGCAAAAGGTGATGTTTACAGCTTTGGTGTTGTCTTACTTGAGCTTCTAACCGGGAAAAGACCGACAGATGAAACGTTTGTTGAGACCGGCACCAAACTAGTGACATGG GTGAAAGCTGTTGTGGATGACGAGCGGGAAGAGTTTGCAATAGATAACGGGCTAGTAGATTTTCCTGCTAATGAAGTTAAGAATGCATTCAGTGTCGCAGTGAAATGCCTTGAATCAGAGCCCTCCAAGAGACCAACTATGGCTGAGGTTTTGAAGATGCTCGAGCAGATAAAATCAGATAAACCCATATCAGATTCCTGA